In one window of Mesoplodon densirostris isolate mMesDen1 chromosome 4, mMesDen1 primary haplotype, whole genome shotgun sequence DNA:
- the POLG gene encoding DNA polymerase subunit gamma-1 isoform X1 yields the protein MSRLLWRKVAGATVGPGPVPAPGRWVSSSASGPVPSDGQPQPPPPPPPPVPSSEGGQLRHNPLHIQMLSRGLHEQIFGHGGEMPGEAAVRRSVEHLQKHGLWGQPAAPLPDVELRLPPLYGGSLDQHFRLLAQKQSLPYLEAANLLLQAQLAPRPPSWAWAEGWTRYGPAGEAEPVAIPEERALVFDVEVCLAEGTCPTLAVAISPSAWYSWCSRRLVEERYSWTSQLSPADLIPLEVPASAGGPTQRDWQEQLVVGHNVCFDRAHIREQYLIRGSRMRFLDTMSMHMAISGLSSFQRSLWMAAKQGKHKARHPTRRGQKSQSKANGPAISSWDWLDISSVNNLADVHSLYVGGPRLEKEPRELFVKGSMKDIRENFQDLMQYCAQDVWATYEVFQQQLPLFLERCPHPVTLAGMLEMGVSYLPVNQNWERYLAEAQSTYEELQWEMKKSLMDLANDACQLLSGERYKEDPWLWDLEWDLQEFKQKKAKKVKTKEPAAASKLPVEGPKAPGDPKDQEDPGPPSEEEEFQRDVMARASLEQLRGTTELLPKRPQHLPGHPGWYRKLCPRLDDPAWTPGPSLLSLQMRVTPKLMALTWDGFPLHYSERHGWGYLVPGRRDNLAKVLPGSSLTSAGVACPYIAIESLYRKHCLEQGKQQLEPQEADLAEDFLLTDSSAMWQTVEEMGCLEVEAEARMENLRMAVPGQPPALTAAGSPKASQPAYHHGNGPYNDVDIPGCWFFKLPHKDGNSCNVGSPFAKDFLPKMEDGTLQAGPGGASGPRALEINKMISFWRNAHKRISSQMVVWLPRSALPRAVTRHPHYDEEGRYGAILPQVVTAGTITRRAVEPTWLTASNARPDRVGSELKAMVQAPPGYVLVGADVDSQELWIAAVLGDAHFAGMHGCTAFGWMTLQGRKSRGTDLHSKTAATVGISREHAKVFNYGRIYGAGQPFAERLLMQFNHRLTRQEAAEKARQMYAVTKGLRRYRLSDEGEWLLRELDLPVDRTEDGWVSLQDLRKIQRETSRKSQWKKWEVVAERAWMGGTESEMFNKLESIAMSDTPRTPVLGCRITRALEPSAVRGEFMTSRVNWVVQSSAVDYLHLMLVAMKWLFEEFAIDGRFCISIHDEVRYLVREEDRYRAALALQITNLLTRCMFAYKLGLNDLPQSVAFFSTVDIDQCLRKEVTMDCKTPSNPTGMERRYGIPEGEALDIYQIIELTKGSLEK from the exons ATGAGCCGCCTGCTCTGGAGGAAGGTGGCCGGCGCCACCGTCGGGCCAGGGCCGGTTCCAGCTCCGGGGCGTTGGGTCTCCAGCTCCGCCTCCGGCCCCGTCCCCAGCGACGGgcagccgcagccgccgccgccgccgccgccgccagtgCCGTCCTCGGAGGGCGGGCAGCTGCGGCACAACCCATTGCACATCCAGATGCTCTCGAGAGGGCTTCACGAGCAAATCTTCGGGCACGGCGGGGAGATGCCCGGCGAGGCCGCGGTGCGCCGCAGCGTCGAGCACCTGCAGAAGCACGGGCTCTGGGGGCAGCCGGCCGCGCCCTTGCCCGACGTGGAGCTGCGCCTGCCGCCCCTCTACGGGGGCAGCCTGGACCAGCACTTCCGCCTCCTGGCCCAGAAGCAGAGCCTGCCCTACCTGGAGGCGGCCAACTTGTTATTGCAGGCCCAGCTGGCCCCCCGGCCCCCGAGCTGGGCCTGGGCGGAGGGCTGGACCCGGTACGGCCCCGCGGGGGAGGCCGAACCCGTGGCCATCCCCGAGGAGCGGGCCCTGGTGTTCGACGTGGAGGTCTGCTTGGCAGAGGGAACTTGCCCCACATTGGCGGTGGCCATATCCCCCTCGGCCTG GTATTCCTGGTGCAGCCGGCGGCTGGTGGAAGAGCGTTACTCTTGGACCAGCCAGCTGTCGCCGGCTGACCTCATTCCCCTGGAGGTCCCTGCCAGTGCCGGCGGCCCCACCCAGCGAGACTGGCAGGAGCAGTTAGTGGTGGGGCACAACGTGTGCTTCGACCGGGCCCATATCAGGGAGCAGTACCTGATCCGG GGCTCCCGCATGCGCTTCCTGGACACCATGAGCATGCACATGGCCATCTCAGGGCTAAGCAGCTTCCAGCGCAGTCTGTGGATGGCAGCCAAGCAGGGCAAGCACAAGGCCCGGCACCCCACACGGCGAGGCCAGAAATCCCAGAGCAAAGCCAACGGCCCAGCG ATCTCATCCTGGGACTGGCTGGACATCAGCAGTGTCAATAATCTGGCAGACGTGCACAGCCTCTACGTGGGGGGGCCTCGCTTAGAGAAGGAGCCCCGCGAGCTGTTTGTCAAGGGTAGCATGAAGGACATCCGTGAGAACTTCCAG GACCTGATGCAGTACTGTGCCCAGGACGTGTGGGCCACCTATGAGGTTTTCCAGCAGCAGCTACCGCTCTTCTTGGAGAG GTGTCCCCACCCGGTGACTCTGGCTGGCATGTTGGAGATGGGTGTCTCCTACCTGCCTGTCAACCAGAACTGGGAGCGTTACCTGGCGGAGGCACAGAGCACCTATGAGGAGCTCCAGTGGGAGATGAAGAAGTCGCTGATGGACCTGGCCAACGATGCCTGCCAGCTGCTCTCAGGAGAGAG GTACAAAGAAGATCCCTGGCTCTGGGACCTAGAGTGGGACCTACAGGAATTTAAGCAGAAGAAGGCAAAGAAGGTGAAGACGAAGGAGCCGGCCGCAGCCAGCAAGTTGCCTGTCGAGGGGCCCAAGGCTCCTGGGGATCCCAAGGATCAGGAAG ACCCTGGCCCCCCCAGTGAGGAGGAGGAGTTTCAGCGAGATGTCATGGCCCGCGCCTCCTTGGAGCAGCTGAGGGGGACCACAGAGCTCCTGCCCAAGCGGCCCCAGCACCTTCCTGGGCACCCAGG GTGGTATCGGAAGCTTTGTCCCCGGCTAGATGACCCTGCGTGGACCCCAGGCCCCAGTCTCCTCAGTCTCCAGATGCGGGTCACACCTAAACTCATGGCGCTGACCTGGGACGGCTTTCCTCTGCACTACTCGGAGCGGCATGGCTGGGGATACCTGGTGCCCGGGCGGCGGGACAACCTGGCTAAGGTGCTGCCAGGCAGCAGCCTAACGTCGGCTGGGGTGGCCTGCCCCTACAT AGCCATCGAGTCCCTGTACAGGAAGCACTGTCTTGAACAGGGGAAGCAGCAGCTGGAGCCGCAGGAGGCAGACCTGGCTGAGGATTTCCTGCTCACCGACAGCAGTGCCATGTGGCAGACG GTGGAAGAAATGGGCTGCTTAGAAGTGGAGGCCGAAGCCAGGATGGAGAACTTGCGAATGGCAGTTCCAGGTCAACCCCCAGCTCTG ACTGCTGCTGGTAGCCCAAAAGCCAGCCAGCCAGCTTATCACCATGGCAACGGACCCTACAATGATGTGGATATCCCCGGCTGCTGGTTCTTCAAGCTGCCTCACAAG GATGGTAACAGCTGCAATGTGGGCAGCCCCTTTGCCAAAGACTTCCTGCCCAAGATGGAGGACGGCACCCTGCAGGCTGGCCCAGGAGGTGCCAGTGGGCCCCGTGCCTTGGAAATCaacaaaatgatttctttttggAGGAATGCCCATAAACGTATCAG CTCCCAGATGGTGGTgtggctgcccaggtcagctctGCCCCGTGCTGTGACCAG GCACCCACACTATGATGAGGAAGGCCGTTATGGGGCCATCCTGCCCCAGGTCGTAACCGCTGGCACCATCACTCGACGGGCTGTAGAGCCCACGTGGCTCACTGCCAGCAACGCCCGG CCTGACCGAGTAGGCAGTGAGTTGAAGGCCATGGTGCAGGCCCCGCCCGGCTACGTCCTCGTGGGTGCTGATGTGGACTCACAGGAGCTGTGGATTGCAGCTGTGCTTGGAGACGCCCACTTTGCCGGCATGCATG GCTGCACAGCCTTTGGGTGGATGACACTGCAGGGCAGGAAGAGCAGGGGCACCGATCTACACAGTAAGACAGCTGCCACAGTGGGCATCAGCCGTGAGCACGCCAAGGTCTTCAACTATGGCCGCATCTATGGGGCCGGGCAGCCCTTCGCTGAGCGCCTGCTAATGCAGTTCAACCACCGGCTCACGCGGCAGGAGGCAGCTGAGAAGGCCCGACAGATGTATGCGGTCACCAAGGGCCTCCGCAG gtaTCGGCTGTCAGATGAGGGCGAGTGGCTGCTGAGGGAGTTGGACCTCCCTGTGGACAGGACCGAGGATGGCTGGGTTTCCCTGCAGGATCTACGCAAGATCCAGAGAGAAACTTCTAGGAA ATCACAGTGGAAGAAGTGGGAGGTGGTTGCTGAACGAGCCTGGATGGGGGGCACAGAGTCAGAAATGTTCAATAAGCTGGAGAGCATTGCAATGTCTGACACACCACGTACCCCGGTGCTGGGCTGCCGCATCACCCGAGCCCTGGAGCCCTCTGCTGTCCGGGGGGAG TTTATGACCAGCCGTGTGAATTGGGTGGTGCAGAGCTCCGCTGTGGACTACTTACACCTCATGCTTGTGGCCATGAAGTGGCTGTTTGAGGAGTTTGCCATTGATGGGCGCTTCTGCATCAGCATCCACGATGAGGTTCGCTACCTGGTGCGGGAGGAGGACCGCTACCGCGCTGCCCTTGCCCTGCAGATCACCAACCTCTTGACCAG GTGCATGTTTGCCTACAAGCTGGGTCTGAATGACTTGCCCCAGTCAGTCGCCTTTTTCAGTACAGTCGATATCGACCAGTGCCTCAGGAAGGAAGTGACCATGGATTGTAAAACCCCTTCCAACCCAACTGGGATGGAAAGGAGATACGGGATTCCCGAGG GTGAAGCACTGGATATTTACCAGATAATTGAACTCACCAAAGGCTCCCTGGAAAAATGA
- the POLG gene encoding DNA polymerase subunit gamma-1 isoform X2 has product MSRLLWRKVAGATVGPGPVPAPGRWVSSSASGPVPSDGQPQPPPPPPPPVPSSEGGQLRHNPLHIQMLSRGLHEQIFGHGGEMPGEAAVRRSVEHLQKHGLWGQPAAPLPDVELRLPPLYGGSLDQHFRLLAQKQSLPYLEAANLLLQAQLAPRPPSWAWAEGWTRYGPAGEAEPVAIPEERALVFDVEVCLAEGTCPTLAVAISPSAWYSWCSRRLVEERYSWTSQLSPADLIPLEVPASAGGPTQRDWQEQLVVGHNVCFDRAHIREQYLIRGSRMRFLDTMSMHMAISGLSSFQRSLWMAAKQGKHKARHPTRRGQKSQSKANGPAISSWDWLDISSVNNLADVHSLYVGGPRLEKEPRELFVKGSMKDIRENFQDLMQYCAQDVWATYEVFQQQLPLFLERCPHPVTLAGMLEMGVSYLPVNQNWERYLAEAQSTYEELQWEMKKSLMDLANDACQLLSGERYKEDPWLWDLEWDLQEFKQKKAKKVKTKEPAAASKLPVEGPKAPGDPKDQEDPGPPSEEEEFQRDVMARASLEQLRGTTELLPKRPQHLPGHPGWYRKLCPRLDDPAWTPGPSLLSLQMRVTPKLMALTWDGFPLHYSERHGWGYLVPGRRDNLAKVLPGSSLTSAGVACPYIAIESLYRKHCLEQGKQQLEPQEADLAEDFLLTDSSAMWQTVEEMGCLEVEAEARMENLRMAVPGQPPALTAAGSPKASQPAYHHGNGPYNDVDIPGCWFFKLPHKDGNSCNVGSPFAKDFLPKMEDGTLQAGPGGASGPRALEINKMISFWRNAHKRISSQMVVWLPRSALPRAVTRHPHYDEEGRYGAILPQVVTAGTITRRAVEPTWLTASNARPDRVGSELKAMVQAPPGYVLVGADVDSQELWIAAVLGDAHFAGMHGCTAFGWMTLQGRKSRGTDLHSKTAATVGISREHAKVFNYGRIYGAGQPFAERLLMQFNHRLTRQEAAEKARQMYAVTKGLRRYRLSDEGEWLLRELDLPVDRTEDGWVSLQDLRKIQRETSRKSQWKKWEVVAERAWMGGTESEMFNKLESIAMSDTPRTPVLGCRITRALEPSAVRGEFMTSRVNWVVQSSAVDYLHLMLVAMKWLFEEFAIDGRFCISIHDEVRYLVREEDRYRAALALQITNLLTR; this is encoded by the exons ATGAGCCGCCTGCTCTGGAGGAAGGTGGCCGGCGCCACCGTCGGGCCAGGGCCGGTTCCAGCTCCGGGGCGTTGGGTCTCCAGCTCCGCCTCCGGCCCCGTCCCCAGCGACGGgcagccgcagccgccgccgccgccgccgccgccagtgCCGTCCTCGGAGGGCGGGCAGCTGCGGCACAACCCATTGCACATCCAGATGCTCTCGAGAGGGCTTCACGAGCAAATCTTCGGGCACGGCGGGGAGATGCCCGGCGAGGCCGCGGTGCGCCGCAGCGTCGAGCACCTGCAGAAGCACGGGCTCTGGGGGCAGCCGGCCGCGCCCTTGCCCGACGTGGAGCTGCGCCTGCCGCCCCTCTACGGGGGCAGCCTGGACCAGCACTTCCGCCTCCTGGCCCAGAAGCAGAGCCTGCCCTACCTGGAGGCGGCCAACTTGTTATTGCAGGCCCAGCTGGCCCCCCGGCCCCCGAGCTGGGCCTGGGCGGAGGGCTGGACCCGGTACGGCCCCGCGGGGGAGGCCGAACCCGTGGCCATCCCCGAGGAGCGGGCCCTGGTGTTCGACGTGGAGGTCTGCTTGGCAGAGGGAACTTGCCCCACATTGGCGGTGGCCATATCCCCCTCGGCCTG GTATTCCTGGTGCAGCCGGCGGCTGGTGGAAGAGCGTTACTCTTGGACCAGCCAGCTGTCGCCGGCTGACCTCATTCCCCTGGAGGTCCCTGCCAGTGCCGGCGGCCCCACCCAGCGAGACTGGCAGGAGCAGTTAGTGGTGGGGCACAACGTGTGCTTCGACCGGGCCCATATCAGGGAGCAGTACCTGATCCGG GGCTCCCGCATGCGCTTCCTGGACACCATGAGCATGCACATGGCCATCTCAGGGCTAAGCAGCTTCCAGCGCAGTCTGTGGATGGCAGCCAAGCAGGGCAAGCACAAGGCCCGGCACCCCACACGGCGAGGCCAGAAATCCCAGAGCAAAGCCAACGGCCCAGCG ATCTCATCCTGGGACTGGCTGGACATCAGCAGTGTCAATAATCTGGCAGACGTGCACAGCCTCTACGTGGGGGGGCCTCGCTTAGAGAAGGAGCCCCGCGAGCTGTTTGTCAAGGGTAGCATGAAGGACATCCGTGAGAACTTCCAG GACCTGATGCAGTACTGTGCCCAGGACGTGTGGGCCACCTATGAGGTTTTCCAGCAGCAGCTACCGCTCTTCTTGGAGAG GTGTCCCCACCCGGTGACTCTGGCTGGCATGTTGGAGATGGGTGTCTCCTACCTGCCTGTCAACCAGAACTGGGAGCGTTACCTGGCGGAGGCACAGAGCACCTATGAGGAGCTCCAGTGGGAGATGAAGAAGTCGCTGATGGACCTGGCCAACGATGCCTGCCAGCTGCTCTCAGGAGAGAG GTACAAAGAAGATCCCTGGCTCTGGGACCTAGAGTGGGACCTACAGGAATTTAAGCAGAAGAAGGCAAAGAAGGTGAAGACGAAGGAGCCGGCCGCAGCCAGCAAGTTGCCTGTCGAGGGGCCCAAGGCTCCTGGGGATCCCAAGGATCAGGAAG ACCCTGGCCCCCCCAGTGAGGAGGAGGAGTTTCAGCGAGATGTCATGGCCCGCGCCTCCTTGGAGCAGCTGAGGGGGACCACAGAGCTCCTGCCCAAGCGGCCCCAGCACCTTCCTGGGCACCCAGG GTGGTATCGGAAGCTTTGTCCCCGGCTAGATGACCCTGCGTGGACCCCAGGCCCCAGTCTCCTCAGTCTCCAGATGCGGGTCACACCTAAACTCATGGCGCTGACCTGGGACGGCTTTCCTCTGCACTACTCGGAGCGGCATGGCTGGGGATACCTGGTGCCCGGGCGGCGGGACAACCTGGCTAAGGTGCTGCCAGGCAGCAGCCTAACGTCGGCTGGGGTGGCCTGCCCCTACAT AGCCATCGAGTCCCTGTACAGGAAGCACTGTCTTGAACAGGGGAAGCAGCAGCTGGAGCCGCAGGAGGCAGACCTGGCTGAGGATTTCCTGCTCACCGACAGCAGTGCCATGTGGCAGACG GTGGAAGAAATGGGCTGCTTAGAAGTGGAGGCCGAAGCCAGGATGGAGAACTTGCGAATGGCAGTTCCAGGTCAACCCCCAGCTCTG ACTGCTGCTGGTAGCCCAAAAGCCAGCCAGCCAGCTTATCACCATGGCAACGGACCCTACAATGATGTGGATATCCCCGGCTGCTGGTTCTTCAAGCTGCCTCACAAG GATGGTAACAGCTGCAATGTGGGCAGCCCCTTTGCCAAAGACTTCCTGCCCAAGATGGAGGACGGCACCCTGCAGGCTGGCCCAGGAGGTGCCAGTGGGCCCCGTGCCTTGGAAATCaacaaaatgatttctttttggAGGAATGCCCATAAACGTATCAG CTCCCAGATGGTGGTgtggctgcccaggtcagctctGCCCCGTGCTGTGACCAG GCACCCACACTATGATGAGGAAGGCCGTTATGGGGCCATCCTGCCCCAGGTCGTAACCGCTGGCACCATCACTCGACGGGCTGTAGAGCCCACGTGGCTCACTGCCAGCAACGCCCGG CCTGACCGAGTAGGCAGTGAGTTGAAGGCCATGGTGCAGGCCCCGCCCGGCTACGTCCTCGTGGGTGCTGATGTGGACTCACAGGAGCTGTGGATTGCAGCTGTGCTTGGAGACGCCCACTTTGCCGGCATGCATG GCTGCACAGCCTTTGGGTGGATGACACTGCAGGGCAGGAAGAGCAGGGGCACCGATCTACACAGTAAGACAGCTGCCACAGTGGGCATCAGCCGTGAGCACGCCAAGGTCTTCAACTATGGCCGCATCTATGGGGCCGGGCAGCCCTTCGCTGAGCGCCTGCTAATGCAGTTCAACCACCGGCTCACGCGGCAGGAGGCAGCTGAGAAGGCCCGACAGATGTATGCGGTCACCAAGGGCCTCCGCAG gtaTCGGCTGTCAGATGAGGGCGAGTGGCTGCTGAGGGAGTTGGACCTCCCTGTGGACAGGACCGAGGATGGCTGGGTTTCCCTGCAGGATCTACGCAAGATCCAGAGAGAAACTTCTAGGAA ATCACAGTGGAAGAAGTGGGAGGTGGTTGCTGAACGAGCCTGGATGGGGGGCACAGAGTCAGAAATGTTCAATAAGCTGGAGAGCATTGCAATGTCTGACACACCACGTACCCCGGTGCTGGGCTGCCGCATCACCCGAGCCCTGGAGCCCTCTGCTGTCCGGGGGGAG TTTATGACCAGCCGTGTGAATTGGGTGGTGCAGAGCTCCGCTGTGGACTACTTACACCTCATGCTTGTGGCCATGAAGTGGCTGTTTGAGGAGTTTGCCATTGATGGGCGCTTCTGCATCAGCATCCACGATGAGGTTCGCTACCTGGTGCGGGAGGAGGACCGCTACCGCGCTGCCCTTGCCCTGCAGATCACCAACCTCTTGACCAG GTGA